One genomic region from Anaerolineae bacterium encodes:
- the ftsE gene encoding cell division ATP-binding protein FtsE has protein sequence MIDKNDKSAIIRMFQVHKNYGSNKALTNINLDVSPNEFLFITGPSGAGKSTLLKLLYLGEPVSEGQILIDGMNLSRISRKRISLLRRKLGIIFQDYKLIPTKTVFDNVALVLEAMGKNRQFVQKKVNSVLRMVGMEKRFNAMPQSLSGGEQQRIAVARAVVGAPKIILADEPTGSLDPESAGTVFDLLKGFHARGGTLLIATHDQELIRKTGCRAIHLKEGRQTK, from the coding sequence ATGATCGACAAAAACGACAAAAGTGCAATAATTCGAATGTTCCAGGTCCACAAGAATTACGGCTCAAACAAGGCTTTAACCAATATAAACCTCGATGTATCCCCAAATGAATTCCTTTTTATCACCGGTCCCAGCGGGGCAGGCAAATCCACTCTGCTGAAGCTCCTTTATCTTGGAGAACCTGTATCAGAGGGGCAAATATTAATCGACGGAATGAATCTTTCCAGAATTTCCCGCAAACGGATTTCGCTTTTAAGGCGAAAGCTCGGGATAATATTCCAGGATTACAAGCTGATACCCACGAAAACCGTATTTGACAATGTTGCTTTAGTGCTTGAGGCAATGGGTAAAAATAGGCAGTTTGTGCAGAAAAAAGTAAACAGCGTGCTGAGAATGGTAGGAATGGAAAAAAGGTTTAATGCCATGCCTCAAAGCCTGTCAGGCGGAGAACAGCAAAGAATCGCAGTGGCCAGAGCAGTTGTAGGGGCACCTAAGATAATTCTGGCGGATGAACCAACCGGCAGCCTTGACCCGGAATCGGCCGGCACTGTTTTTGATCTTCTTAAAGGGTTCCACGCGCGAGGAGGCACACTCCTTATTGCAACCCACGATCAGGAATTGATACGCAAAACAGGCTGTAGGGCAATCCATCTTAAAGAGGGACGTCAAACCAAATAG
- a CDS encoding TolC family protein yields MHFNKLCYKYLVFFIIIGYFPVLPCVAEAEEPFTLEQTIRQAIKANLGLKSSREDINAAASARLKQRSNFLPTLGATYKYKRNYEEQTTADDGATVPKNKYTFTGTFTQPVFTGFSLINKYKVAALDLDLARLNEKTTGQAVVFEANKVYFTLLKAQKLAAIASEAVTQISAHKDVAKNFYEVGMTPLNDLLKAQVELANARQDLIVAQNNLEKAKSNFNILLRRQINAPVELKDIVDHYFFERKIDFCFDMAEKNRLEIKAAELQVEIAQKELKLGKADYYPSIKVEGNYYKAGTDFDVDGGEGISDPDSWDVTATASWNFWEWGKTRYGVKEKLSALAQARYQLAEIIDNINLEVKQAYLNTKESEQNIMAVKQAIEQAKENFRISEERYKEQMDTSTDVLDAQTLLSRTMTNYYNALYDLKISKAYLYWAMGQAQEVGAGLE; encoded by the coding sequence TTGCATTTCAACAAGCTTTGCTATAAATATTTAGTTTTTTTTATAATTATCGGGTATTTTCCGGTTTTACCCTGTGTTGCCGAAGCCGAAGAGCCCTTTACCCTTGAACAAACAATCAGGCAGGCAATAAAGGCCAATCTCGGGCTTAAATCCTCCAGAGAGGATATAAATGCCGCAGCTTCCGCCAGGCTGAAACAACGAAGCAATTTTCTTCCAACCCTGGGCGCAACCTATAAATACAAGCGTAACTATGAAGAGCAAACCACGGCGGACGATGGCGCAACGGTTCCAAAAAACAAGTATACTTTTACCGGCACATTCACACAGCCTGTATTTACAGGGTTTTCCCTTATTAACAAGTATAAGGTCGCAGCCCTTGATCTTGACCTTGCGCGGCTTAATGAAAAGACTACCGGCCAGGCGGTTGTCTTTGAAGCAAATAAAGTATATTTTACTCTATTAAAGGCGCAAAAGCTGGCGGCAATTGCAAGCGAAGCGGTTACGCAGATTTCAGCGCACAAAGATGTGGCAAAAAATTTCTATGAGGTCGGAATGACTCCGTTAAATGATTTGTTGAAAGCTCAGGTTGAACTGGCCAATGCCCGGCAGGATCTTATCGTTGCTCAAAACAACCTGGAAAAAGCAAAATCGAATTTTAATATTTTGTTGCGCAGGCAAATTAATGCCCCTGTCGAACTCAAGGATATTGTTGATCATTATTTTTTTGAAAGGAAAATCGATTTTTGCTTTGATATGGCTGAAAAAAACCGTCTGGAAATAAAAGCGGCTGAACTGCAGGTTGAAATCGCACAAAAAGAGTTAAAGCTTGGGAAAGCAGACTATTATCCATCAATAAAAGTGGAAGGTAATTATTATAAAGCCGGGACCGATTTTGATGTTGATGGTGGAGAGGGAATAAGCGATCCTGATAGTTGGGATGTTACAGCCACAGCTTCATGGAATTTCTGGGAATGGGGCAAAACCAGATACGGCGTAAAGGAAAAACTAAGCGCTCTTGCACAGGCTCGATATCAACTTGCCGAGATCATTGATAATATTAATCTAGAGGTAAAACAGGCGTATCTTAATACCAAAGAGTCTGAACAAAATATTATGGCTGTAAAACAAGCCATTGAACAGGCCAAAGAGAACTTTAGAATCAGCGAAGAACGCTATAAAGAACAGATGGACACTTCAACAGATGTCCTGGATGCACAAACGCTTCTTTCCAGAACCATGACTAATTATTACAATGCATTATATGATTTAAAAATATCAAAAGCCTATCTGTATTGGGCAATGGGCCAGGCGCAAGAGGTTGGGGCTGGCTTAGAATGA
- the pyrE gene encoding orotate phosphoribosyltransferase: protein MKQELLEMLCRKSFKYSDKPTFKLVSGNMSCFYVNCKPTTLSPRGMFLIGHLVFDVIKDLNVAAIGGLTFGADPIALATAFASELNQKPINAFSIRKTRKDHGIIRWIEGDVKPGDRVVIIDDVVTTGGSTIKAIERARAEGLEVVKVVILIDRQEGGIENIRKQVRNVSAIISRDELVSCARIL, encoded by the coding sequence ATGAAACAGGAACTCCTTGAAATGCTTTGTCGAAAATCTTTTAAATATAGCGACAAACCGACCTTTAAGCTTGTTTCAGGCAACATGAGCTGTTTTTATGTTAATTGTAAACCAACCACCCTGAGCCCAAGAGGCATGTTTTTAATCGGTCACCTTGTGTTTGATGTGATTAAAGATCTGAATGTTGCGGCAATCGGCGGGCTTACATTCGGCGCAGATCCTATTGCCCTCGCGACCGCTTTTGCCTCTGAATTAAATCAAAAACCAATAAATGCCTTTTCAATACGCAAGACCAGGAAAGATCACGGCATTATCAGATGGATCGAGGGGGATGTAAAACCAGGCGACAGGGTCGTAATAATAGATGATGTTGTTACAACAGGAGGCTCGACGATCAAGGCTATTGAGCGGGCAAGGGCTGAAGGTTTGGAGGTTGTTAAGGTCGTAATACTGATTGATCGCCAGGAAGGGGGGATTGAAAATATCCGCAAACAGGTGCGTAATGTTTCTGCAATTATTTCAAGGGATGAGCTTGTAAGTTGCGCACGCATCCTCTGA
- the queD gene encoding 6-carboxytetrahydropterin synthase QueD: MFELKVITHFAAAHRLNMVAKKCENMHGHNWKIEVCVGSKRLNSAGIIIDFGEIKKQVAEITAKLDHCVLNELDCFQDNNPSSENIALYIAEELQAIIKNKDIKVTSVTAWESEDACATYKLIP; the protein is encoded by the coding sequence ATGTTTGAGTTAAAGGTTATTACCCATTTTGCAGCAGCCCACCGGCTCAATATGGTGGCAAAAAAATGTGAGAATATGCATGGTCATAACTGGAAGATTGAGGTTTGTGTGGGAAGTAAAAGATTAAACAGCGCCGGAATTATAATTGATTTCGGAGAGATAAAGAAGCAGGTTGCTGAAATTACCGCAAAGCTTGACCACTGTGTCCTCAATGAACTGGATTGTTTTCAAGATAACAATCCATCCTCTGAAAATATCGCACTCTATATTGCCGAAGAACTGCAGGCAATAATAAAAAACAAGGACATAAAGGTTACAAGTGTAACAGCATGGGAATCAGAGGATGCGTGCGCAACTTACAAGCTCATCCCTTGA
- the dnaJ gene encoding molecular chaperone DnaJ translates to MTAKRDYYEILGINRNASGSEIKAAYRKLALQYHPDRNPGDKASEESFKEAAEAYEVLHDPQKRNIYDQYGHQGIEGTGFSGFGGFDDIFSSFGDIFEDFFGFRTTGSRTRVQRGADLRYNLNLSFMEAAFGTDTEINIEKMEVCSTCNGNACKPGTQPENCKRCGGAGQVSSSQGFFTVRTTCPTCRGQGRSIPHPCSHCNGTGQVMVSKKVSVKIPAGVDSGSRLRLTGEGEAGLYGGPPGDLYVFISVGPHEFFERNNTDVICRIPISFIQAALGDKIKVPTLNNEKKLEIPKGTQPGDILRFPGMGIPSLRNGSRGDQIMQIIINTPTNLSKKQEELLREFAKLESSKLATKLKNIFKGANKTASG, encoded by the coding sequence ATGACTGCTAAACGTGATTACTATGAAATTTTAGGCATAAACCGAAATGCCTCTGGAAGTGAAATAAAGGCCGCCTACCGCAAGCTGGCCCTTCAATACCATCCTGACAGAAATCCAGGCGACAAAGCATCGGAGGAAAGCTTTAAAGAGGCTGCCGAAGCTTATGAGGTGCTTCATGACCCCCAGAAGCGCAATATTTATGATCAATATGGACACCAGGGCATTGAAGGAACCGGTTTTTCAGGTTTTGGTGGTTTTGACGATATTTTTTCAAGTTTTGGGGATATTTTTGAAGATTTTTTCGGATTCAGAACAACAGGGTCCAGAACAAGGGTTCAGAGAGGGGCGGATCTTCGTTATAATTTAAACTTAAGCTTTATGGAAGCGGCCTTTGGGACAGACACGGAAATAAATATTGAAAAGATGGAGGTGTGTTCTACATGTAACGGCAATGCTTGCAAGCCGGGCACACAGCCGGAAAACTGCAAGCGTTGTGGCGGAGCAGGCCAGGTCTCCAGTTCTCAGGGTTTTTTTACGGTAAGGACTACCTGCCCGACATGTCGCGGCCAAGGCCGGTCCATACCTCATCCATGCTCTCATTGCAATGGAACAGGGCAGGTGATGGTCAGCAAAAAGGTTTCTGTTAAAATACCGGCGGGTGTGGATTCAGGCTCCAGGCTTCGTCTGACCGGCGAGGGAGAGGCCGGGCTTTACGGCGGTCCTCCGGGAGATCTTTATGTTTTTATTAGCGTGGGACCCCATGAATTCTTTGAACGCAACAATACGGACGTTATATGCCGGATACCGATATCATTTATACAGGCCGCGCTTGGAGATAAAATAAAGGTACCCACATTAAACAATGAAAAGAAGCTCGAAATCCCCAAAGGAACACAGCCTGGCGATATACTGCGTTTTCCAGGAATGGGCATACCCTCTCTCAGAAATGGCAGCCGCGGAGACCAGATAATGCAAATTATCATTAACACACCCACCAATCTCTCCAAAAAACAGGAAGAGCTTCTCAGGGAATTTGCAAAACTCGAATCAAGCAAGCTGGCGACAAAATTAAAAAATATATTCAAGGGCGCTAACAAAACAGCCTCCGGATAA
- the ubiE gene encoding bifunctional demethylmenaquinone methyltransferase/2-methoxy-6-polyprenyl-1,4-benzoquinol methylase UbiE, whose amino-acid sequence MKNVELHFIKEMFEQIAPRYDLLNRLLSCRQDVYWRRMMVSEIKAPAGGLLLDVACGTGDVAIEIIRQKGSSVKVCGIDFSTSMLMLARNKIRAMHDGSNIHLLSGNALNLPFKVETFDALTIAFGIRNIVDKLSALQVFYRMLTTGGMILVLELAFPEKGLLPAFYHFYFRKILPVIGKLFSKNLMAYQYLPCSVENFPDPYSFAATMRKAGFQDVRWKKLALGIAVLYVGYKKKP is encoded by the coding sequence ATGAAGAATGTAGAACTTCACTTTATAAAAGAGATGTTTGAACAAATAGCGCCAAGGTATGATCTGTTAAACCGTCTTTTAAGCTGCAGGCAGGATGTTTACTGGAGAAGAATGATGGTGTCTGAAATAAAGGCCCCTGCCGGCGGGCTATTGCTGGATGTGGCCTGTGGAACCGGCGATGTTGCCATTGAAATAATCCGGCAAAAAGGGTCGTCTGTAAAAGTTTGCGGAATCGATTTTTCAACATCCATGCTCATGCTTGCCAGGAATAAAATAAGAGCTATGCATGACGGCTCAAACATTCATCTACTTTCCGGAAACGCATTGAATCTTCCGTTTAAGGTGGAAACCTTTGACGCGCTTACAATTGCGTTCGGCATAAGGAACATTGTTGACAAGTTGTCGGCTCTGCAGGTTTTTTATAGAATGTTAACCACGGGCGGAATGATTCTTGTACTTGAATTGGCTTTTCCTGAAAAAGGATTGCTGCCGGCCTTTTACCATTTTTATTTTAGGAAAATTCTGCCTGTTATAGGAAAGTTGTTTTCAAAAAATCTAATGGCATATCAATACCTTCCCTGTTCTGTTGAAAATTTTCCAGATCCTTATTCATTTGCCGCAACAATGCGTAAGGCAGGGTTTCAAGATGTCAGATGGAAAAAACTGGCGCTTGGAATTGCGGTATTATATGTTGGCTATAAGAAAAAACCATAA
- a CDS encoding manganese-dependent inorganic pyrophosphatase has product MAVYIFGHKNPDSDSVCAAIALADLKNKLGVEAVAAVQGDLNPESKFVLGKFGVKAPELLSSGAGKQVILVDHSDLAQSLDDLAKAEILGIVDHHKLGDVTTPNPLEAWIWPVGCSCTVLKAMYDFFGVEIPKDIAGIMLCAILSDTVIFKSVTCTDNDKEACEALAKICGESDLKALGMSMFKVKSAIEGTPARELVLRDYKDFDMSGNKVGIGQLEVVDLSLLDSVKPALVEDIKALKKEGNRHSVFLLLTDIIKEGTEMLIISDDPSVVEKAFGVAPAGGKVWLDGVMSRKKQVVPNFEKAFAK; this is encoded by the coding sequence ATGGCAGTTTATATTTTCGGGCATAAAAATCCTGACAGCGATTCCGTGTGTGCCGCTATCGCTCTGGCTGATCTCAAAAACAAGCTTGGTGTGGAGGCTGTAGCCGCGGTACAGGGGGATCTCAATCCTGAGTCAAAGTTTGTTCTGGGAAAATTCGGCGTTAAGGCTCCTGAGCTATTAAGCAGCGGTGCGGGCAAGCAGGTTATTCTTGTTGATCATTCTGATCTTGCTCAGAGTCTGGATGATCTGGCTAAAGCTGAAATCCTGGGAATCGTGGATCATCACAAGCTTGGTGATGTAACTACCCCCAATCCATTAGAAGCCTGGATCTGGCCGGTTGGTTGCAGTTGTACCGTGCTCAAGGCCATGTACGATTTCTTTGGAGTTGAAATTCCCAAAGACATTGCCGGGATTATGCTTTGCGCAATCTTAAGCGATACCGTTATCTTCAAATCCGTTACCTGTACGGATAATGATAAAGAGGCATGCGAAGCCCTGGCAAAGATTTGTGGCGAATCTGATTTAAAAGCTCTTGGCATGTCGATGTTCAAGGTAAAATCTGCTATTGAAGGTACTCCTGCCAGAGAATTGGTATTACGCGATTATAAAGACTTTGATATGAGCGGAAACAAGGTAGGAATTGGTCAGCTTGAAGTTGTAGACTTGTCTCTTCTGGATAGTGTTAAGCCGGCTCTGGTTGAAGATATCAAGGCCCTTAAAAAAGAAGGAAACAGACATTCTGTTTTCCTGTTGCTGACCGATATCATAAAAGAAGGCACTGAAATGCTGATCATCTCTGATGATCCTTCTGTAGTGGAAAAGGCATTTGGCGTAGCTCCTGCTGGAGGAAAAGTGTGGCTGGACGGCGTTATGAGCCGCAAAAAACAGGTTGTTCCCAATTTTGAAAAAGCCTTTGCCAAATAA